Proteins encoded together in one Sylvia atricapilla isolate bSylAtr1 chromosome 2, bSylAtr1.pri, whole genome shotgun sequence window:
- the ARHGAP31 gene encoding rho GTPase-activating protein 31, with amino-acid sequence MKNKGAKQKLKRKGAASAFGCDLTEYLESSGQDVPYVLKSCAEFIETHGIVDGIYRLSGVTSNIQKLRQEFVSDQCPDLTREVYLQDIHCVGSLCKLYFRELPNPLLTYELYKKFTEAVSRFPEDEQLARIQNVIQELPPSHYRTLEYLIKHLTHLASFSNMTNMHTRNLALVWAPNLLRSKEIEAVGCNGDAAFLEVRVQQLVIEFILNHVDQIFNNNRKASSAENIESASVVKSLTLPSASLPMKLVSLEEAQARSLSASHPARKERRENSLPEIVPVIGSLFHTVVDLPDSKRKLSTKSKKWKSIFNLGRSGSESKSKLSRNGSVFVRAQKLSEKATIRPAKSMDSLCSLPVEGEDDKSRFKRSVTTGGFFVPTKIRTGGPGSSYDLSKENEWEREGSAMGAKGSSELGGEKGLPRIPQVKSPPEQLKVFRVTEDAENEQISAKGVLMFYTSETATKSGFPSSLFPLEASPHHQRKALNISEPFAVSVPLRVSAVISANSTPCRVPSKEKHSLSSLEELSSLVESTTPSALEPGTHTRTEQATEHKEKQPGPTLPAAASRGTHPEELVAAGKPESLETPQPAAENQGTCGQSSTSSPQQSSEQSPTLEQAPASELLKGPLPAGKAEQGELKMKDVSSEGSCDQQEIEMAKTEEGSCLRDVTEEDPANTLLEPLWPEIQQELKIIEPEEELLLLPAAVPKTSPVSESSSSIQTDSLSCGPGQNPTLAEQKSESRASQITQVPLFGATVMEQQDSLPSCQSDAVPQQSGASALPKLGTLSTGPATPKIHQAMVESKSECLTPTLDWKFHGQSEFSEIATSDGLSCSEVACPESGKEKDATYQLQREKDGLTRVQTQREKHEIMTTDERDTFSSKALSGTGIQEVKEGNAATRAQDAADQDDEDAWTDNVQSLELVEPWEDHQWVTSPLHSPTFKDIQEKMTQEFHPQSQRAETGLSLRPRFSRSLSLDSKDTVLSLWATPFPFIDATDQQQPCSDILHSVTCELSKTQPMSPSSLGKTMQDENGPSPSEEPSKPEYPLIREKAPGEKAGPSRVPLLETEGKKVHVSKENPWSPKLELSLSCQNSPGSSSQTKDTKEELSISQDTALGGETVTKALCPATESQLSNKGEETPRKVKTRPSSLNLDSLLPAPDFFTFESLSMPSAHGSLLYGQKEVKSSDSVPSLPTHCPAAGRGVPWGSRFNAPMDLDLDYLAVAHATTGRRNSAPVSVSAVRTSFMIKMCQARAVPVIPPKIQYTQIPQPLQAQNAAPATEKKEAEAKQATRQAPRVAWSHLETPKSPLTEKKAKAEKENSDPAQKDSACPWHGSLGSPLELSQSSHHPALDAPVLRRKRTSGGETAGDNPQSSKIERPSGFSKPSYRSRPGRPQSLILFSPPFPIMDHPSSSADSRVLLSPIRSPTQTTSLSPICGDLSDPARTAPEGVTLRNKMTIPKNGQRLETSTSCFYQPQRRSVILDGRSGRQIE; translated from the exons TCCCTTACGTGCTGAAGAGCTGTGCGGAGTTCATTGAGACTCATGGCATCGTGGATGGGATCTACCGGCTCTCAGGAGTGACATCCAACATTCAGAAATTGAG ACAAGAGTTTGTTTCTGACCAATGCCCAGATCTGACAAGGGAAGTTTACCTCCAGGACATCCATTGTGTGGGGTCACTCTGCAAGCTGTACTTCAGGGAACTGCCCAACCCTCTCCTCACTTATGAGCTCTACAAGAAATTCACG GAAGCAGTGTCACGCTTCCCTGAGGATGAGCAGCTGGCACGAATTCAAAATGTCATCCAGGAGCTCCCACCATCTCATTACAG AACGTTGGAATACCTGATCAAGCACCTGACTCACCTGGCCTCCTTCAGCAACATGACCAACATGCACACCAGAAACCTGGCCTTGGTGTGGGCTCCAAATCTCCTCAG GTCAAAGGAGATTGAGGCGGTTGGCTGCAATGGGGATGCAGCTTTCCTGGAGGTGCGAGTGCAGCAACTGGTGATTGAGTTCATCCTGAACCATGTGGATCAGATCTTCAACAACAACAGGAaagccagctctgcagagaacaTTG agagCGCATCAGTTGTGAAAAGCTTGACCCTGCCCTCGGCCTCCCTGCCAATGAAACTGGTGAGCCTAGAAGAGGCCCAGGCACGGAGTCTGTCTGCATCCCACCCTGCTcggaaggagaggagagagaacagcttGCCTGAAATTGTGCCTGTCATTGGGTCCCTCTTCCACACAGTTGTTGACCTTCCTGACAGCAA gagGAAATTATCCACCAAGTCCAAGAAATGGAAGTCAATATTTAATTTGGGCCGCTCTGGCTCAGAATCAAAGTCTAAACTGAGTCGAAATGGGAGTGTCTTTGTAAGGGCACAGAAGCTCTCTG aaaaagcaACTATTCGGCCTGCAAAGAGCATGGACTCGTTGTGTTCCCTGCCAGTGGAAG GGGAGGATGACAAAAGCAGGTTCAAACGGTCAGTGACTACTGGAGGATTCTTTGTTCCCACCAAGATACGGACAGGAGGCCCAGGCAGCTCGTATGACCTCAGCAAGGAGAATGAGTGGGAGCGGGAAGGATCTGCCATGGGGGCCAAAGGAAGCTCAGAGCTGGGTGGGGAGAAAGGCCTCCCCCGGATACCGCAGGTGAAGTCACCCCCTGAGCAGCTGAAGGTTTTCCGGGTAACAGAGGATGCTGAAAATGAGCAGATTTCAGCCAAAGGAGTGCTCATGTTCTACACCTCTGAAACAGCCACCAAGTCAGGCTTCCCAAGCAGCCTCTTTCCCTTGGAGGCCTCTCCTCATCACCAGAGGAAAGCCCTGAACATCTCGGAGCCATTTGCTGTCTCTGTCCCGCTGAGGGTATCCGCAGTCATCAGCGCCAACAGCACACCCTGCCGTGTGCCCTCCAAGGAGAAGCATTCCCTTTCCAGTCTAGAGGAGCTCTCTTCTCTGGTGGAGAGCACAaccccctctgctctggagccagggaCCCACACAAGGACAGAGCAGGCAACAGAGCACAAGGAGAAACAGCCGGGGCCAACCCTGCCAGCGGCAGCTTCCAGAG GCACTCATCCtgaggagctggtggcagcCGGGAAACCTGAGTCCTTAGAAAcgccacagccagcagcagaaaatcagGGGACGTGTGGGcaaagcagcaccagcagcccccagcagtcCTCAGAGCAGAGTCCCACCTTGGAACAAGCACCAGCTTCAGAGTTGCTTAAGGGACCACTCCCAGCAGGCAAAGCTGAGCAAGGAGAGCTCAAGATGAAGGATGTCTCCTCAGAAGGCAGCTGTGACCAACAGGAGATTGAGATGGCTAAGACAGAAGAAGGATCATGCCTAAGAGATGTG actgAGGAGGACCCAGCAAATACCCTTCTAGAACCACTGTGGCCAGAGAtacagcaggagctgaaaaTTATTGAACCTGAAGAAGAGCTCTTGCTCTTGCCAGCAGCTGTTCCCAAGACAAGCCCAGTTTCAGAATCCTCTTCTTCAATACAAACAGATAGTCTTTCCTGTGGTCCAGGGCAGAATCCAACACTTGCTGAGCAGAAATCTGAAAGCAGAGCATCACAGATAACTCAGGTGCCTTTATTTGGTGCCACTGTCATGGAGCAACAAGACAGCCTCCCCAGCTGCCAGTCTGATGCAGTTCCACAGCAGAGTGGTGCTTCAGCTCTACCCAAACTGGGCACTCTTTCAACGGGCCCAGCCACTCCAAAGATCCACCAGGCAATGGTGGAGAGCAAGAGTGAATGTCTCACTCCTACCCTGGACTGGAAGTTTCATGGTCAATCAGAATTTAGTGAGATTGCCACTAGTGATGGATTATCTTGTTCCGAAGTAGCATGTCCAGaatcagggaaagaaaaagatgccACTTaccagctccagagggaaaaGGATGGTCTTACCAGAGTCCAGACTCAGAGGGAGAAGCATGAGATAATGACTACTGATGAAAGGGACACATTCTCCTCCAAGGCACTGAGTGGAACTGGAATCCAGGAGGTGAAGGAAGGCAATGCTGCTACCAGagcccaggatgctgctgaCCAGGATGATGAGGATGCCTGGACAGATAATGTGCAGAGTTTAGAACTTGTGGAGCCTTGGGAGGATCACCAATGGGTTACAAGCCCTCTCCATTCACCCACCTTTAAGGACATTCAGGAGAAGATGACCCAGGAGTTTCACCCACAGAGCCAGAGGGCAGAGACAGGCCTGTCTCTCAGACCACGGTTCAGTCGCAGCCTCTCCCTGGACAGTAAAGACACGGTGCTGAGTCTGTGGGCTACCCCATTCCCTTTCATAGATGCCACTGACCAGCAGCAGCCATGCAGTGACATTCTGCATTCAGTGACTTGTGAGCTATCCAAAACACAACCTATGTCCCCCTCTAGTTTGGGCAAAACTATGCAAGATGAGAATGGCCCAAGTCCTTCAGAAGAACCTTCAAAACCTGAGTACCCCCTTATCAGGGAGAAAGCACCAGGAGAGAAAGCAGGACCCTCCAGAGTTCCTCTTCTGgagacagagggaaagaaagtgCATGTGAGCAAAGAAAACCCTTGGAGCCCAAAGCTTGAGTTATCTTTGTCATGCCAAAATAGCCCAGGCAGTTCTTCACAGACTAAGGACACAAAGGAGGAATTATCCATCTCTCAGGACACTGCCCTGGGAGGAGAGACTGTCACCAAAGCATTGTGTCCTGCCACTGAGTCACAGCTGAGTAATAAAGGTGAAGAAACACCTCGTAAAGTAAAGACCAGGCCTTCATCCCTCAACTTGGattccctcctcccagccccagatttCTTCACATTTGAGAGCCTGTCCATGCCATCTGCCCATGGGAGCCTCCTGTACGGGCAGAAGGAAGTAAAAAGCAGTGattctgtcccatccctgccaacacactgccctgctgctggcagaggtgtTCCCTGGGGGTCTCGTTTCAATGCCCCCATGGATCTAGACTTGGATTACCTGGCAGTGGCCCATGCCACCACTGGCCGTCGTAACTCTGCCCCCGTCAGTGTGTCAGCAGTCAGGACCTCCTTCATGATTAAGATGTGCCAGGCTAGAGCAGTGCCCGTGATACCACCCAAGATTCAGTACACCCAgatcccccagcccctgcaggccCAGAACGCTGCTCCAGCCACTGagaagaaggaagcagaagCCAAGCAGGCCACCAGGCAAGCTCCACGGGTGGCATGGAGCCACCTGGAGACCCCCAAGAGCCCACTGACTGAGAAGAAGgccaaagcagagaaagaaaacagtgatcCTGCTCAAAAGGACTCAGCCTGTCCTTGGCATGGCAGCCTGGGCTCTCCACTGGAGCTGTCTCAGTCCAGCCATCACCCTGCTCTGGATGCCCCTGTCCTGCGCCGAAAGCGCACCTCTGGCGGGGAGACAGCTGGAGATAACCCACAGTCTTCAAAGATAGAGAGGCCATCAGGGTTCTCCAAGCCCTCCTACAGATCTAGGCCCGGGAGGCCCCAGAGTCTGATTCTCTTCAGTCCCCCTTTCCCCATCATGGACCaccccagctcctcagcagacTCCAGGGTGCTGTTGTCACCCATCAGGAGCCCCACTCAGACCACCTCTCTGAGCCCCATTTGTGGGGACCTGTCCGACCCCGCGCGGACAGCGCCTGAGGGGGTGACGCTGCGGAACAAAATGACCATCCCCAAGAATGGCCAGAGACTGGAGACCTCCACCAGCTGCTTCTACCAGCCCCAGAGGCGCTCTGTGATTCTGGATGGACGAAGTGGGAGGCAGATTGAGtag